A segment of the Mesoaciditoga lauensis cd-1655R = DSM 25116 genome:
ATATGAGAGTTTCAGATGGAGTTCCTTATGTGATAGAAGTGAATTCACGTCCGGGATTGCATCCGATAATGAGCGATATTCCCAAAATGGTTAAGGCCATTTCCAAAGACTACAAGTGGTTAATTAAAACGATAACGAGAAGGGCTGTGACATCAATGGAGGTGTGAAATGGATAAGGTAAAGGAAGAATTCAAAAAAACAAGCAACCCAAATGAATTGAATGAAAATTTGGTTTTCGCCGTTATAGGAGCCGGAAATACAGGACAGGCTCTTGCCGGATATTTAACGTACAAGGGCCATAAGGTAAGATTGTACGACCGTTCAGCTTGGCGTTTTAAATATCTAAGGCACCACAACATGAATCTGGGAGATGCCTTTTCCAGTTCCCAGCACATAGATGTCATCACCACCGATCTCAGAAGGGCTGTGGAAGGTGCCGATGTGATAATAATTTCCGTTGTTTCCACGGCACATGCCGAAGTGGCTCAAAAATTATCTCAATTCCTTAAAAATGGACAAGTAGTTTTGCTTCATCCAGGAAGAACCGGCGGCGCTTTCATATTCAAAAAAGTCGTTGAAGAGACGAAAAAGGATCTCCGCCTTACCATAGGAGAGTTCGAAACGTCGTTGTTTGCAACGCGAATAACACAAGAGGGTGCCAAGGTTCGGTATTACGGCGTCAAAAAGAACGTCCATTTGGCGATGATGCCGCCAAATGATGCGATTAAAGTATGGCCCCTCATAAAGAACATTTTTCCTCAAGTCGAAATGGCTACAAACGTACTTTACACTTCTCTTAGCAATTATGGAGCCATGCTACATCCAGCTCCCGTGATATTCAACGTTGGAAGAATAGAAAATGGATTCAGGTACACCCATTACATAGAAGGTATAACGCCCTCCATAGCGAGATTCATAGAAAAACTGGATTCCGAGAGAATAAAACTTGGGAAGTGTTTCAACATACGTCTTAGGCCTTTGACCGTTTGGTTGAGTGATGTTTACGGTTCTAAGGGGAACAACCTTTTCGACCTCTTGCAAAATACGAAAGCTTATCATTCCATTCTTGGGCCGGATACCATTCAGCATAGATATCTCATAGAGGACACCCTTACTGGATTGGTACCTATGCTTCATCTTGCAAGAAAATGTGAAATTCGTCTCCCTGCTCTAGAAACACTTGTGAACATGATCAACTATCTTGTTGATATCGATGTGATGGCCTTTGGAAGAAACCTCGAAGACATGGGATTAAGGAAGATGAAAGTAGAAGAGATCATAAAGTACGCTGAAAGTGGGGTGAAAGAATGAAAATCATTGGTGCATCTATTGGGAATTGTGTTCATGTGGCGGGTATTTTGTCTTTTTTGGGTTTGGCAAGATCTGTTGGACATGAAGTGATCTTTCTTGGCCCGGCTGTGCCTGTGGATGAATTGCTGGAAAAGGCACGCGAAGAAGATGCCGATATGGTAGCGATAAGTTACAGGTTAACTCCACAAGTGGCAAAAGAGCTTTTCAAAGAAATTGAAGAAAAGATACCAAAATACGGTTTGAAAAACAAAACATTCGTGTTTGGTGGGACGTCAAAAGTTGCAGAAGTTGCAAAAGAGTTCTCTTTCTTTTCTAAGGTGTTTTCAAAAGAAAGCCGCAGAGAGCTTGTCATGTATTTAAAAGGACAAACAAAAGAGAAAAAAGAAAAACTCATGCCTGCTCAAACGCTTTTGAAAAGAATAGAGGAAGATGCTCCTTATCCACTTATCAGGCATCATTTTGGACGGCCAACGCTTGAAGAAACGATAAAAGGCATTGGGAAAATGGCAGAATCTGGCCTTATAGATGTCATTTCGTTAGCGCCAGATCAAAACGCCCAGCAGTACTTTTTTGAGCCTCACAAGATGAAAGCAGAACTTTCAGGGGCGGGTGGCGTTCCAATAAGAAAAAAGGAAGACTTCATGAAGCTTTACGAGGCTTCAAGGAGAGGAAATTATCCTTTAATGCGTTGTTATGCGGGAACCACGCACATAGTTGAGATGGCGAAAATGCTTCATGAAACCATAAACAATGCGTGGGCTGCAATACCACTTTCGTGGTACAACGAATTGGATGGAAGAAGCGAAAGAAAGTTCGTGGACGCTGTTAGGGAAAATATGGAAGGCATAAAATGGAACGCCTCCCATGGATTACCAGTTGAGATAAACGAGCCCCATCAATGGACACTTAGAAGCGCCCACGATACCATATTCGTCACGATGTCATACATAGCGGCTTACGTTGCCAAAAAATTGGGGGTAAAAAATTACGTTTCTCAGTACATGTTGAACACTCCTCCCGGCGTTAGCTTTGAAATGGATCTTGCAAAGATGTTGGCAGCCAAAAAAATGATAAGTACGTTAGAAGATGAGAACTTCAAAGTTATCACAGAAGTAAGACCGGGATTGATGATCTTCCCGTCAGATATGGATGAAGCGAAAGGACAGCTTGGTCTTTCGCTAACCGAGGGGATGTTCTTGAAACCTCAGATAGTCCATGTCGTCGCCTTCACAGAAGCGGATCATGCTGCAAAAGCGGATGAGATCATTCAGTCGTTGAAAATAGCAAGAAGGGTTGTAGAAGAAAGTATTGAAGGCCTTCCCGACGTTTCCGAAATCAAAAGCGTCAATCAAAGAGTAGATGAGCTTATTTCCGAGGCCACATACCTGATAAATGAGATCAAAAAACTTTCTTCATCCGAAGAACCGTTGTTGGATCCACAAACGTACGACAAAGCTTTGAAAATAGGATATTTGGATACGCCAAATTTCGTGGGTTCAAAAGTTGGACGTGGAAAGGTCGTAACTGCCATAATAGACGGCAAGTGTGAAGCCATTGATCCTAAAACAGGACACATTTTGAAAGAAAAAGAGAGGATTGAAAAGCTAAATAGCTCACGTTGAGCGTGAAGGAAGGATTTTGATTTCAAATAAAAAG
Coding sequences within it:
- a CDS encoding NAD/NADP-dependent octopine/nopaline dehydrogenase family protein, giving the protein MDKVKEEFKKTSNPNELNENLVFAVIGAGNTGQALAGYLTYKGHKVRLYDRSAWRFKYLRHHNMNLGDAFSSSQHIDVITTDLRRAVEGADVIIISVVSTAHAEVAQKLSQFLKNGQVVLLHPGRTGGAFIFKKVVEETKKDLRLTIGEFETSLFATRITQEGAKVRYYGVKKNVHLAMMPPNDAIKVWPLIKNIFPQVEMATNVLYTSLSNYGAMLHPAPVIFNVGRIENGFRYTHYIEGITPSIARFIEKLDSERIKLGKCFNIRLRPLTVWLSDVYGSKGNNLFDLLQNTKAYHSILGPDTIQHRYLIEDTLTGLVPMLHLARKCEIRLPALETLVNMINYLVDIDVMAFGRNLEDMGLRKMKVEEIIKYAESGVKE
- a CDS encoding cobalamin B12-binding domain-containing protein (Presence of a B(12) (cobalamin)-binding domain implies dependence on cobalamin itself, in one of its several forms, or in some unusual lineages, dependence on a cobalamin-like analog.); the protein is MKIIGASIGNCVHVAGILSFLGLARSVGHEVIFLGPAVPVDELLEKAREEDADMVAISYRLTPQVAKELFKEIEEKIPKYGLKNKTFVFGGTSKVAEVAKEFSFFSKVFSKESRRELVMYLKGQTKEKKEKLMPAQTLLKRIEEDAPYPLIRHHFGRPTLEETIKGIGKMAESGLIDVISLAPDQNAQQYFFEPHKMKAELSGAGGVPIRKKEDFMKLYEASRRGNYPLMRCYAGTTHIVEMAKMLHETINNAWAAIPLSWYNELDGRSERKFVDAVRENMEGIKWNASHGLPVEINEPHQWTLRSAHDTIFVTMSYIAAYVAKKLGVKNYVSQYMLNTPPGVSFEMDLAKMLAAKKMISTLEDENFKVITEVRPGLMIFPSDMDEAKGQLGLSLTEGMFLKPQIVHVVAFTEADHAAKADEIIQSLKIARRVVEESIEGLPDVSEIKSVNQRVDELISEATYLINEIKKLSSSEEPLLDPQTYDKALKIGYLDTPNFVGSKVGRGKVVTAIIDGKCEAIDPKTGHILKEKERIEKLNSSR